A window from Parambassis ranga chromosome 13, fParRan2.1, whole genome shotgun sequence encodes these proteins:
- the serpinf2b gene encoding serpin peptidase inhibitor, clade F (alpha-2 antiplasmin, pigment epithelium derived factor), member 2b has product MDLCLTLLLICLCSQGAFSAEVADDESVPLMPLIPLMPSQPKEKGGGSSTAQPETIETHDTATINPQTITTPSNGSSSGEEEEEGCLSVSRSPNSQESIAAAIQKLGVQLLQNLETTPEEPNVIISPLSISLALSQLALGAVNETEELLMHHLHENTLPCYHQSLHNVLVQLRNGDLQIATRIFLRQGFEAKQDFVSESQRLYDSEPAVLESLQQINDWVENATQGKMTDFLPALPLNVVLMLINAVHFKGEWKAQFDPRFTSRGVFYLDDSHMVDVEVMEDAKHPLSIFIDNELEAQIASFPFLKFMSLLVVMPMSGQVNVSSLSAKLNISDLYSRLPKERAVQVKIPKFKLEYNQELQEVFTKLGMGEIFSSPNLAQMADGPLLVSSVMHKSSMEINEEGAEASATTAVVISRASNPVFHLTQPFFFALMDDMTQVPIFMGVINNPNPGAPVLQKGESGGKEKAGFSFDKNHMGSNGVPPK; this is encoded by the exons atggacctctgcctgacacTCCTGTTgatctgtctctgcagccaaGGAGCCTTT AGTGCTGAGGTGGCAGATGATGAGTCAGTCCCATTAATGCCTCTCATTCCATTAATGCCCAGTCAACCTAAAGAG AAAGGAGGCGGCAGCAGTACAGCACAACCAGAAACCATAGAAACACATGACACTGCAACAATCAATCCACAAACAATCACAACTCCCTCCAACGGGTCCTCGtcaggtgaagaggaggaggagggttgtcTATCTGTCAGCCGAAGCCCAAACTCCCAGGAGTCCATCGCTGCTGCCATTCAGAAACTGggtgtgcagctgctgcagaacctGGAGACGACTCCGGAGGAACCAAACGTCATTATATCTCCTTTAAGCATTTCACTAGCTCTCTCCCAACTGGCTTTAG GTGCAGTAAATGAAACTGAGGAGCTGCTTATGCATCATCTTCATGAAAACACTCTCCCCTGCTACCACCAGTCTCTGCATAATGTCTTAGTGCAACTCAGAAACGGTGATCTCCAAATTGCCACACGTATCTTCCTGCGCCAAG GGTTTGAGGCAAAGCAAGACTTTGTCAGCGAATCTCAGCGGTTATATGACTCGGAACCGGCCGTCTTGGAGAGTCTGCAGCAGATAAATGACTGGGTTGAGAATGCAACACAAGGAAAGATGACTGACTTTCTGCCTGCTTTACCACTCAATGTGGTCCTCATGCTCATTAATGCTGTCCATTTCAAAG GAGAATGGAAAGCTCAATTTGACCCGCGTTTCACCTCCAGAGGAGTCTTCTACCTTGATGACAGCCACATGGTTGATGTGGAAGTGATGGAGGATGCCAAACATCCCCTGAGTATATTCATTGATAATGAACTGGAGGCCCAG ATAGCGAGCTTTCCATTCCTGAAGTTTATGAGTTTGTTGGTGGTCATGCCCATGTCTGGCCAGGTGAACGTGTCCTCTCTTTCTGCAAAGTTAAATATCTCTGACTTGTATAGTCGTCTACCAAAAGAGAGGGCTGTCCAAGTCAAAATACCCAAATTCAAGCTGGAGTACAATCAAGAGTTACAGGAAGTTTTTACCAAATTGG GGATGGGGGAGATATTTTCCAGTCCCAACTTGGCTCAGATGGCAGACGGCCCCCTGCTGGTGTCCAGTGTGATGCACAAGTCAAGCATGGAGATAAACGAGGAGGGGGCAGAGGCTTCAGCAACCACCGCTGTGGTCATCTCAAGGGCATCCAATCCAGTTTTCCACCTCACTCAACCATTCTTCTTTGCACTCATGGATGATATGACTCAAGTACCGATCTTCATGGGTGTCATCAACAACCCTAACCCTGGAGCTCCTGTCTTGCAGAAAGGAGAATCCGgaggcaaagagaaagcaggatTCTCATTTGACAAGAATCATATGGGCTCTAATGGAGTCCCACCAAAATAG
- the rpa1 gene encoding replication protein A 70 kDa DNA-binding subunit translates to MTKLSEGAIEALAKGSACNDCVLQLVNIRKIDGANGPPRFRVMMSDGRHTLSSFMLSTQMNCMAEENLLAPNCICLLKKHVTNILKDGRRVVIILEIDVIKPAQDAGGKIGDPTPYTEGQTKAPQPAPVPESRLPLQPQNRNEAVNKGFNRDFGKKAPSAMPSTPGGGSKVVPIASLNPYQSKWTIRARITNKSSIRTWSNSRGDGKLFSMEIVDESGEIRVTGFNQEVDKFYGLIEVGKVYYISKGSLKIANKQYTSVKNDYEMTLNGESTVIPCDDGCDVPMMQWDFVSIGDLENRDKDAILDVIGVCKSVDEVTRLTTKTNREVSKRTLSLMDMSGKVVTVTLWGEEAEKFDGSGQPILAIKAAKLSDFGGRSLSASFSSTLMINPDIPEAYKLRGWYDKEGHTMDGQSLTEVKGAGGGGNTNWKTLADVKNEHLGHGEKADYYTAIATIVYLRKENCLYQACPSQDCNKKVVDQQNGMFRCEKCDKEFPNFKYRLILSANIADYGDNQWVTCFQESAEAILGQNASYLGQLKDSNEAAFDEVFQQANFNTFVFRNRVKLETYNDESRIKATVMDVKPVDHKDYSKRLIMNIRKLAAQ, encoded by the exons ATGACGAAACTCTCCGAAGGCGCCATTGAG GCACTAGCAAAGGGCTCCGCCTGTAACGACTGTGTACTTCAGCTGGTG AATATTCGTAAAATCGATGGAGCAAATGGCCCACCTCGCTTTAGGGTGATGATGAGTGATGGAAGGCACACCCTGTCAT CCTTCATGCTCTCCACCCAGATGAACTGCATGGCTGAGGAGAACCTACTGGCTCCAAACTGCATCTGTCTTCTAAAGAAACATGTCACCAATATACTGAAAGATGGAAG GAGAGTGGTAATCATTTTGGAAATAGATGTCATCAAACCTGCTCAAGATGCTGGCGGTAAAATAGGAGATCCTACTCCTTACACTGAGG GTCAGACTAAAGCCCCGCAGCCAGCTCCAGTCCCTGAAAGCAGACTTCCACTGCAGCCACAAAATAGAAACGAAG CAGTGAACAAAGGTTTCAACAGAGACTTTGGGAAGAAGGCTCCATCTGCCATGCCAAGTACTCCAGGGGGCGGCTCCAAAGTTGTGCCCATTGCCAGCCTCAATCCCTACCAGTCCAA gtggACAATCCGTGCCCGTATAACCAACAAGAGCAGCATTCGTACATGGAGCAACTCTCGGGGTGATGGCAAACTCTTCTCCATGGAAATTGTTGATGAGAGC GGAGAGATACGAGTGACTGGCTTTAACCAGGAGGTTGACAAGTTCTACGGCCTGATTGAGGTTGGCAAG GTCTACTACATCTCCAAGGGCTCCCTGAAGATCGCCAATAAGCAGTACACATCAGTCAAGAATGACTATGAGATGACACTCAATGGAGAGTCCACCGTCATCCCCTGTGACGACGGCTGTGACGTTCCCATGATGCAATGGGACTTTGTCTCTATTGGTGATTTGGAGAACAGAGACAAGGATGCCATCTTAG ATGTAATTGGAGTGTGCAAGAGTGTGGACGAAGTGACCCGCCtcacaacaaagacaaaccgCGAAGTGTCCAAGAGAACTCTCAGTTTGATGGACATGTCTGGAAAGGTGGTGACCGTCACGCTGTGGGGAGAAGAA GCAGAGAAGTTTGACGGCTCTGGACAGCCCATTTTAGCCATTAAGGCTGCAAAACTTTCGGACTTTGGAGGCCGGTCGCTGTCTGCCTCCTTCAGCAGCACACTGATGATCAACCCAGACATCCCTGAGGCGTATAAGCTCAGAGGCTG GTATGACAAGGAGGGCCACACTATGGACGGACAGTCTCTGACGGAGGTGAAAGGTGCCGGCGGTGGAGGAAACACCAACTGGAAGACTCTAGCTGATGTTAAGAATGAGCACCTGGGACATGGAGAAAAG gcaGACTACTACACTGCCATAGCGACCATAGTTTATCTGCGCAAGGAAAATTGCCTTTATCAGGCCTGCCCAAGCCAAGACTGCAACAAAAAGGTGGTGGACCAGCAGAATGGCATGTTCCGATGCGAGAAGTGTGACAAAGAGTTCCCTAACTTCAAGTACCGCCTCATCCTCTCT GCTAACATTGCGGATTATGGGGACAACCAGTGGGTGACTTGCTTCCAGGAGAGTGCAGAGGCCATTCTGGGCCAGAATGCATCTTACCTGGGGCAGCTCAAGGACTCG AACGAAGCTGCCTTTGATGAGGTCTTCCAGCAAGCCAACTTCAACACATTTGTCTTCCGCAACAGAGTGAAGCTGGAAACATATAAT GATGAATCCAGAATTAAGGCCACAGTGATGGATGTAAAGCCCGTTGACCATAAGGACTACAGCAAGAGGCTGATCATGAACATAAGAAAACTGGCTGCCCAGTAG